In one Pseudomonas sp. SCA2728.1_7 genomic region, the following are encoded:
- a CDS encoding CsiV family protein, translating to MRLFRSLTLLLTLAVPSVYADDLYQVEMILVRQNAVPAIVSRAAPEDWAAGAQRLADDSQRTPALNDVVTKLTASGDYSVLMHKAWQQTLGEAPAKVAVSDGQEQFGQFPIEGTLEMKLGRFTDVNADFWVNQIDANGLVTASERLKQDSHTKNGQLNYLDNGHLALLIKITSLTAPAPREAPEAIPD from the coding sequence ATGCGCCTGTTTCGTTCGCTGACTTTGCTGCTGACTTTGGCAGTCCCTTCGGTTTATGCCGATGACCTGTATCAGGTCGAAATGATTCTGGTCCGGCAGAACGCCGTGCCGGCGATCGTCAGCCGTGCCGCGCCGGAAGACTGGGCCGCTGGCGCCCAGCGCCTGGCCGATGACAGCCAGCGCACACCTGCGCTGAATGATGTGGTCACCAAGCTCACCGCCAGCGGCGACTACAGCGTGCTGATGCACAAGGCCTGGCAGCAAACCCTCGGCGAAGCACCGGCGAAAGTCGCGGTCAGCGACGGTCAGGAGCAGTTCGGCCAGTTCCCGATCGAGGGCACGCTGGAAATGAAACTGGGGCGTTTCACCGATGTGAACGCCGACTTCTGGGTCAATCAGATCGACGCCAATGGCCTGGTCACCGCCAGTGAGCGCCTGAAACAGGACAGCCACACCAAGAACGGCCAACTCAACTATCTCGACAACGGCCATCTGGCCCTGCTGATCAAGATCACTTCCCTGACCGCGCCTGCGCCACGGGAAGCACCTGAAGCGATTCCGGACTGA